One genomic segment of Rivularia sp. PCC 7116 includes these proteins:
- the xisF gene encoding fdxN element excision recombinase XisF has translation MNQRWFYGRVSSIEQQEDRDALRKQLERGKNSGCARFYWDIQSRTTEVREGLQQLIDDLKVATKGRVRELVVTRIDRIGSSSKLFYALMEVLRSKNIKLIALDQTIDTESLGGELTVDILLAASKFEIKMLSSRVSAERKHRMAQRKSHRFAPLGWKVVNDSYVRDESWCVCLLEGKRCFRVWELALFIFQVFNQCGSVRKTCDTLNKMFGTLNKVEARSRKKTSKHVIDRENLEVADFSSSKKSTFKRYPWGSLQWSASGLKNFLVNPVNAGGTPFNVTTKSPSGKQLNHFDRWDCNWDTHEGIISREQHEQVKKTIRSNANNRWVGSKRVNAFANLLKCSNCGGALTRTSGQLKRGGNLIHYYQCSYFPLGRCNRKEMIRSDNLDEQIADLLVKEATRLAGMVSLESEKREEPPEVKELRETLAGLEKLANNPFVEKAKDGIREQIASILTLDEKVTTRSLLVREELSQMFCDREFWETRTPDDKKRILNRFVRRIIIDKRVVAGIEFL, from the coding sequence ATGAATCAAAGATGGTTTTACGGTCGAGTATCTAGTATCGAGCAGCAAGAAGACAGAGATGCGTTAAGAAAACAATTGGAAAGAGGCAAAAATTCCGGATGCGCGCGTTTTTATTGGGATATTCAAAGTCGTACCACTGAAGTTCGCGAAGGGCTACAACAACTGATCGATGATTTGAAAGTAGCAACTAAAGGTAGGGTTAGGGAACTTGTGGTAACGAGAATTGACCGCATCGGTAGTTCTTCCAAATTATTTTACGCCTTAATGGAAGTATTACGGAGTAAAAATATAAAGTTAATAGCTCTCGACCAAACTATTGATACAGAAAGTTTGGGTGGGGAATTAACTGTGGATATTTTGCTCGCAGCATCCAAATTTGAGATAAAAATGTTATCCAGTCGCGTCAGTGCCGAACGCAAGCATCGAATGGCACAAAGAAAAAGCCATAGGTTTGCTCCTTTGGGATGGAAGGTGGTTAACGATAGCTATGTCAGAGATGAAAGTTGGTGTGTTTGTTTGTTGGAAGGAAAGCGATGTTTTCGAGTTTGGGAATTAGCTTTATTTATTTTTCAAGTGTTTAATCAATGTGGTAGCGTCCGTAAAACCTGCGACACTCTGAATAAAATGTTTGGCACTCTTAATAAAGTAGAAGCTCGAAGCCGTAAGAAAACTAGCAAGCACGTAATCGATAGAGAAAATCTAGAAGTCGCTGATTTTTCGTCAAGTAAGAAGAGTACTTTTAAAAGATATCCTTGGGGAAGTCTACAATGGTCTGCATCTGGATTAAAGAATTTTTTGGTTAATCCTGTTAACGCTGGGGGAACTCCTTTTAACGTGACAACTAAAAGTCCATCGGGAAAGCAATTAAATCATTTTGATCGATGGGATTGTAATTGGGATACCCATGAAGGGATTATTAGCCGCGAGCAGCACGAACAAGTTAAAAAGACTATTCGCTCTAATGCTAATAATCGTTGGGTTGGTAGCAAAAGAGTCAATGCTTTCGCCAATTTATTAAAATGCTCTAACTGCGGGGGAGCATTGACTCGGACATCCGGACAACTTAAAAGGGGAGGTAACTTAATCCACTATTATCAATGCAGTTATTTTCCCTTGGGAAGATGCAACCGGAAAGAAATGATTCGCAGCGATAATCTCGACGAACAAATTGCAGATTTACTAGTAAAAGAAGCTACTAGACTGGCTGGGATGGTGAGTTTAGAGTCAGAGAAACGTGAAGAACCCCCAGAAGTTAAAGAATTGAGGGAGACTTTAGCAGGATTGGAAAAATTAGCCAATAATCCCTTTGTCGAAAAAGCGAAAGATGGCATTCGCGAACAAATAGCTAGTATTCTCACCCTGGACGAAAAGGTAACGACACGCAGTTTATTAGTAAGAGAAGAATTATCCCAAATGTTTTGCGATCGCGAATTTTGGGAAACTAGGACACCAGATGATAAGAAGCGGATACTAAACAGGTTTGTTCGTCGCATTATTATTGACAAACGAGTTGTTGCAGGGATTGAGTTTCTCTAA
- a CDS encoding pentapeptide repeat-containing protein has protein sequence MENPDSREEITAKELLGRYQKGERDFRRIKLKNSEHLSSVNLEEIDFRHACLYIANFRAADSGNANFIEECILYSSDFTGADFRGANLQGTEFSDAILNAANFSGADLQGAKFDCADAEAANFTGANLEGATFYESNLEGALMVNANLKNAELLQTPFEGVDLSNVDLTGALNASLEGAILHNTIMPDGSIASNNSTNKR, from the coding sequence ATGGAAAATCCAGATTCTAGAGAAGAAATAACTGCAAAAGAATTGCTCGGACGCTATCAGAAAGGAGAAAGAGATTTTCGCCGAATTAAGCTGAAAAATTCCGAGCATTTATCAAGTGTCAACCTCGAAGAGATTGATTTCCGCCATGCTTGTCTTTATATTGCTAATTTCAGAGCGGCTGATTCGGGAAATGCTAATTTCATTGAAGAATGCATTTTATATAGTTCTGATTTCACCGGTGCCGATTTTAGAGGTGCGAATCTACAAGGTACTGAATTCTCAGATGCTATTTTAAATGCTGCTAACTTTAGTGGTGCTGATTTACAAGGTGCTAAGTTTGATTGTGCTGACGCAGAAGCAGCTAACTTTACCGGAGCTAATCTCGAAGGAGCTACTTTCTACGAATCAAATCTCGAAGGTGCCTTGATGGTAAATGCTAACTTGAAAAATGCTGAATTGCTGCAAACTCCTTTTGAGGGTGTGGATTTAAGCAATGTCGATTTAACCGGAGCGCTTAATGCTAGCCTCGAAGGAGCTATTCTTCACAACACCATAATGCCAGACGGTAGTATTGCTAGCAATAATTCAACCAACAAACGATAG
- a CDS encoding sucrose synthase, with protein sequence MSNLIQNVIDSQEKHNLREFAFSLRQSAKRYLLRNDILIAFYKYCDTNEDNKDLYRDSVLARLIYSTQEIILDKENIYLVIRPKIATQEAYRLLDDMTVECISIDELLNLRDKLVDSSSSQDEELLKIDFQPFYDSSISLPSAKKIGNGVDYLNRYLSNKLFDDNCGTWQESLFNFLRLHKYKGQQLLINERIKSKSQLSEKVKRVIDLLEKYPNRTSYENFRFELRSFGFEPGWGNTAQRARETLELLNQLIDSADHEILEKFMSRIPLIFNVLVTSPHGWFGQEGVLGRPDTGGQVVYVLDQVKELEKQIEENAKLGGLDVIGKIEPKIIVLTRLIPNSEDTNCNQRLEKIYGSDNCWILRVPFRESQPEITQNWISRFEIHPYLESFATDSERELLAEFEGKPDLIIGNYTDGNLVAFLLSRRLNVTQCVIAHALEKSKYDKSDLNWQDLEQQYHFSLQFTADLIAMNAANFVVSSTYQEIIGTEHTPGQYESYQSFTMPKLYHVVSGIDLTNPKFNVVPPGVNENVYFPYTKIEDRLLDNRERLEDLLFTLEDSTQVFGKLSDISKRPIFSMARLDKIKNLTGLAECFGKSKQLQEQCNLILVAGKLRTEDSTDSEEINEIEKLYQIIDKYSLQGKIRWLGVRLSKSDSGEIYRIIGDRQGIFVQPALFEAFGLTVLEAMISGLPTFATRFGGPLEIIQDKVNGFYINPTNHQEMAQTILEFLSKCDFNPSTWNEFSQKGIERVYENYTWKIHSNRLLSLAKTYSLYNYASGDNREDMLRYVESLFHLLYKPRAKALLEEHTTSVS encoded by the coding sequence ATGTCTAATTTAATTCAAAACGTAATAGATAGTCAGGAAAAACACAATTTACGTGAATTTGCTTTTTCTTTACGTCAATCAGCAAAGCGTTATCTACTTCGTAACGATATTTTGATTGCGTTTTATAAATATTGCGATACTAACGAAGATAATAAGGATTTATATCGCGATTCAGTGTTAGCTAGGTTAATTTACTCAACTCAAGAAATAATTTTAGACAAGGAAAATATTTACTTAGTCATTCGTCCAAAGATTGCTACTCAGGAAGCTTATCGTTTGTTGGATGATATGACGGTAGAATGTATAAGTATTGATGAGTTATTAAATTTACGAGATAAACTGGTTGATTCTAGTTCCTCTCAAGATGAGGAGTTGTTGAAAATAGATTTTCAGCCTTTTTATGATTCCTCTATTAGCCTGCCTTCTGCAAAAAAAATCGGCAATGGTGTTGATTACCTCAATCGCTATTTATCTAACAAATTATTTGATGATAATTGCGGCACTTGGCAAGAGTCTTTGTTTAACTTTCTGAGGCTGCACAAATACAAAGGTCAACAGTTATTAATCAACGAACGAATTAAAAGTAAATCTCAGCTATCTGAAAAGGTAAAACGAGTCATTGACCTTTTAGAAAAATATCCCAATCGCACTTCTTATGAAAACTTTCGCTTTGAATTACGAAGCTTTGGTTTTGAACCCGGTTGGGGAAATACAGCACAAAGAGCCAGGGAAACTTTAGAATTGCTAAACCAGTTGATTGACTCAGCTGACCATGAAATACTAGAAAAATTCATGTCCCGAATTCCGTTAATTTTCAATGTTTTAGTAACTTCTCCCCACGGATGGTTCGGGCAAGAAGGTGTTTTAGGCAGACCTGATACTGGCGGACAAGTCGTTTATGTTCTCGATCAGGTAAAGGAATTAGAAAAACAGATCGAGGAAAATGCCAAGCTTGGTGGACTTGATGTAATCGGTAAAATCGAACCTAAAATTATTGTACTTACACGTTTGATTCCGAATAGCGAAGATACCAACTGCAATCAACGCTTAGAAAAAATATACGGTTCTGATAACTGCTGGATTTTACGAGTTCCCTTCCGCGAGTCTCAACCAGAAATTACCCAAAATTGGATTTCCCGTTTTGAAATTCATCCTTATTTAGAGAGCTTCGCTACTGATTCCGAACGCGAGCTTTTAGCAGAGTTTGAAGGCAAGCCAGATTTAATCATTGGTAACTATACTGACGGTAATTTAGTTGCATTTTTATTATCGCGACGGTTGAATGTCACTCAGTGCGTTATCGCTCATGCCTTAGAAAAATCAAAGTACGATAAGAGCGATTTGAATTGGCAAGACCTCGAACAACAGTACCATTTTTCACTTCAGTTTACTGCCGATTTAATTGCCATGAATGCCGCTAATTTTGTTGTTAGCAGCACTTACCAAGAAATAATCGGTACCGAACATACCCCCGGACAGTACGAGTCTTACCAATCTTTCACGATGCCGAAACTCTACCATGTAGTTAGCGGCATCGATTTAACAAATCCCAAATTTAATGTAGTTCCCCCCGGTGTCAACGAAAACGTTTATTTTCCTTACACCAAAATTGAAGATAGATTGCTAGATAACCGGGAAAGATTGGAAGATTTATTATTTACTTTGGAAGATTCAACTCAAGTTTTTGGTAAACTTTCCGACATCAGCAAGCGTCCTATCTTCTCGATGGCAAGGTTGGATAAAATCAAAAATCTTACAGGTTTAGCCGAGTGTTTTGGAAAAAGTAAACAACTTCAAGAACAGTGCAATTTGATTTTAGTCGCTGGAAAACTTCGTACAGAAGATTCCACAGACAGCGAAGAAATCAACGAGATTGAAAAACTTTACCAAATTATCGACAAGTACAGCTTACAAGGTAAAATCCGCTGGTTGGGTGTCCGGCTATCAAAAAGCGACTCCGGAGAAATCTATCGGATAATCGGCGATCGCCAAGGTATTTTTGTTCAACCAGCGTTGTTTGAAGCTTTCGGTTTAACTGTACTCGAAGCGATGATTAGCGGACTTCCTACCTTTGCAACTCGCTTCGGGGGACCTTTAGAAATTATTCAAGACAAAGTAAATGGATTTTATATAAATCCCACCAATCACCAGGAAATGGCGCAAACAATTTTAGAATTTCTCAGCAAATGCGACTTTAACCCTAGTACCTGGAATGAATTTTCTCAAAAAGGTATCGAGCGAGTTTACGAAAACTATACTTGGAAGATTCACAGCAACCGCTTGTTATCTCTAGCCAAAACTTACAGCTTGTACAATTATGCTTCTGGAGACAACCGCGAAGACATGCTACGTTATGTCGAATCACTATTCCACCTACTTTACAAGCCCCGCGCTAAAGCTTTACTAGAAGAACATACCACCAGCGTTAGTTAA
- a CDS encoding nickel-dependent hydrogenase large subunit, with protein MGIQTLDISPLGRVEGDLDVRVDIDDGQVVNAWTHAELFRGFEVILKGKDPQAGLIVTPRVCGICGASHLTSAAWALDTAWKTEVPRNAILARNIGQIVETIQSIPRYFYGLFAIDLTNKKYQHSHFYQEACRRFAPFTGKSYEIGVTVSSKPVEIYALFGGQWPHSSYMVPGGVMCAPTLTDVTRAWSILEYFRTNWLEPVWLGCSLERYEEIQTYEDFMNWLDENPNHANSDLGFYWRMGLDIGLHKYGQGLGKYVTWGYLPHEVKYQHPTVEGRNAALIMKSGVYDSFTDTHVPMNHGFVRENTSHSWYNEGAGDVHPYDRNTRPTQNNVKDFENEYSWGTAVTHVDYGRLEAGPLARQLVAGGTHGETWQHYDGFILDAFKQMGGASIHVRQLARVHEVVKLYRQAERCLREFRLNDPWYIKPKEQDGRGWGATEASRGALCHWIDIEGGKIKNYQIMAPSTWNIGPRDSEGKRGPIEEALIGTPIFDSTDPVEVGHVARSFDSCLVCTVHAHDAKTGEELARFRTA; from the coding sequence ATGGGAATACAAACATTAGACATTTCGCCTCTCGGTAGAGTTGAGGGGGATTTAGATGTAAGAGTTGATATTGATGATGGGCAAGTCGTCAACGCTTGGACTCATGCGGAATTATTTCGCGGATTTGAAGTTATCCTTAAAGGTAAAGATCCACAGGCTGGGTTAATTGTCACACCAAGAGTCTGCGGTATCTGCGGGGCTTCCCATTTAACTAGTGCGGCTTGGGCTTTAGATACCGCTTGGAAAACCGAAGTTCCCCGCAATGCGATTTTGGCGAGAAATATCGGTCAGATTGTCGAGACTATACAGAGTATTCCTCGCTATTTCTATGGACTGTTTGCGATTGATTTAACTAATAAAAAGTATCAGCACAGTCATTTCTATCAAGAAGCTTGTCGCCGTTTTGCTCCTTTTACGGGTAAGTCTTATGAAATTGGGGTAACTGTTTCTAGTAAGCCGGTGGAAATTTACGCTTTGTTTGGCGGACAATGGCCCCACAGCAGTTATATGGTGCCTGGTGGAGTAATGTGCGCTCCGACTTTAACCGACGTAACCCGCGCTTGGTCGATTTTGGAATATTTTCGGACTAATTGGCTCGAACCAGTTTGGTTGGGTTGCTCTTTAGAACGTTATGAAGAAATCCAAACCTATGAGGATTTTATGAATTGGCTGGATGAAAATCCCAATCATGCAAATTCTGACTTGGGTTTTTATTGGCGCATGGGTTTGGATATCGGTTTACATAAATATGGTCAGGGTTTGGGTAAATATGTTACCTGGGGATACTTACCTCACGAAGTAAAGTATCAACACCCTACGGTTGAAGGTCGAAATGCGGCTCTCATTATGAAAAGCGGAGTATACGACAGTTTTACGGATACTCATGTTCCGATGAATCATGGTTTTGTCCGCGAAAATACTTCTCACTCTTGGTATAACGAAGGTGCAGGGGACGTTCATCCTTACGACCGTAATACTCGACCTACTCAAAACAACGTTAAAGATTTTGAGAATGAATATTCTTGGGGAACTGCGGTAACTCATGTAGATTACGGACGTTTGGAAGCAGGCCCGTTGGCTCGTCAATTGGTAGCGGGTGGTACTCACGGTGAAACTTGGCAACACTATGATGGATTTATCCTTGATGCTTTCAAGCAAATGGGTGGTGCTAGTATCCATGTACGTCAATTAGCCAGAGTCCACGAAGTTGTTAAGCTTTACCGTCAAGCGGAACGTTGTTTGCGAGAATTTCGTTTGAATGACCCCTGGTATATCAAGCCAAAAGAACAAGACGGACGCGGTTGGGGTGCTACCGAGGCATCAAGAGGAGCTTTATGTCATTGGATAGATATTGAAGGTGGCAAGATTAAAAATTATCAAATTATGGCTCCTTCAACTTGGAATATTGGGCCTCGCGACAGTGAAGGAAAACGCGGTCCCATTGAAGAAGCTTTAATCGGTACCCCTATCTTTGACTCAACAGATCCAGTCGAAGTTGGTCATGTAGCTCGTTCGTTCGATTCTTGTTTGGTATGTACCGTCCACGCTCACGATGCAAAAACGGGTGAAGAATTAGCGCGTTTTCGGACAGCTTAA
- a CDS encoding site-specific integrase, with amino-acid sequence MKLNQELDQINSRLKSGKTKVSLVSIGGGIQLRATLPLKPGDTHKQGRSRRQYTISLGIPANFDGLKTAEEEAYELGKLIARQTFTWTDKYLGVNTKRNQGITFREFYEMFEKLYFQNRKKTRKSIGTIQGHKKVYRQRFLSDLSITKNNFRELILKADTYSTRIKAISVASIVCNLLDISVDFSDLFLEKQVKQRYIPSDDEIQVYASQFKKHYESAKFIEQARKDRWKIYQFFYGLIAVYGLRPREIINDSNLYWLISPDNKNSTFKVGSDNKTGYREVFPFVPEWIELFELKNQSVFDWVKKDFFCDGDNEKQRRKIDLISRNFRIVGIPFTPYDLRHACAIRAHLQGIPIKAAADNLGHSVEMHTKVYQKWFGLENRRKAFNQAFEEISEVEQLKYKLRLATERITELELENSRLRLCIPFK; translated from the coding sequence ATGAAGTTGAATCAAGAATTAGACCAAATCAATTCCAGGCTTAAGTCTGGTAAAACTAAGGTAAGCTTAGTTTCTATTGGAGGAGGTATACAGCTTAGAGCTACTCTACCTTTAAAACCTGGTGATACCCATAAACAGGGTAGGAGTAGAAGACAATACACCATAAGCTTGGGAATTCCAGCAAATTTTGATGGTTTAAAAACTGCTGAAGAAGAAGCTTATGAGTTAGGTAAGTTAATTGCTCGTCAGACTTTTACCTGGACTGATAAATATCTAGGGGTTAATACAAAAAGAAATCAAGGAATCACTTTTAGAGAGTTTTATGAAATGTTTGAAAAACTTTATTTTCAGAATCGAAAAAAAACTCGTAAAAGTATAGGAACTATACAAGGACATAAAAAAGTATATAGACAAAGATTTTTAAGTGATTTATCAATTACTAAGAATAACTTTAGAGAATTAATTTTGAAAGCCGATACTTACTCAACAAGAATTAAGGCAATTTCTGTAGCATCTATTGTTTGCAACCTATTAGATATATCTGTTGATTTTTCTGATTTATTCCTAGAAAAGCAAGTTAAGCAAAGATATATACCATCTGATGATGAGATACAAGTTTATGCTTCGCAATTTAAAAAGCATTACGAGTCGGCTAAATTTATCGAGCAAGCCAGAAAAGACAGATGGAAAATATATCAATTTTTCTATGGTTTAATCGCTGTATACGGATTAAGACCTAGAGAAATAATCAATGACTCGAATTTGTATTGGTTAATATCTCCTGACAATAAGAATAGCACTTTCAAAGTGGGAAGTGATAATAAAACAGGTTATAGGGAAGTTTTCCCTTTTGTACCTGAGTGGATTGAGCTTTTTGAGTTAAAAAATCAATCAGTTTTCGATTGGGTTAAAAAAGATTTTTTCTGTGATGGTGATAATGAAAAACAGCGAAGAAAAATAGATTTAATTTCTAGAAATTTTAGAATAGTAGGTATTCCATTTACACCATACGATTTACGTCATGCTTGTGCAATTAGAGCGCATTTACAAGGAATACCTATTAAAGCCGCAGCAGATAATTTAGGTCATTCTGTTGAAATGCATACTAAAGTTTATCAAAAATGGTTTGGATTAGAAAATAGAAGAAAAGCTTTCAACCAAGCATTTGAAGAAATAAGCGAGGTAGAGCAGTTAAAATATAAATTACGATTAGCTACAGAAAGAATAACTGAGTTAGAGCTAGAAAATAGTAGATTGCGCTTATGTATTCCATTTAAGTAA